The genomic window TTAGATCCGGACTCATGTCCTTGTTGCAAGACAGGCAAAATGATCCGGATACTGAGCTTTAGTTCAACTCCACCTCCGATAGCGAATCTTCAAATTTTAAAAATCAATACACTATAAACGACTTGTATCTGTGAACGAGCTAAGATCCTATTGCACAAATAAAATAATCATTGAAAACTACATGACCACTTGTTTCAAAAAACCAATTTGCTCTATAAAAATGTAAGCTTTTTATTCAATTCCAATTCCATTGAAGCTTGATAAATCACTGATCAATCTCCTGAATAACCTCTAAGCACCCTCAGTAACCCATCACAAAATTATTTATTCCCCATAGTATTGACCTCAAAGCCGGGCTACCCGAGCTTCATTCAACACAGGATTAAATCGCAGCAGAGCTTCGTTTATTCCTTGTATGTTGGGGGCTGGGCTTATTTCCCATTTTCGTTCTTTGCCATTTGTGTTATGTCTCCAAAGTTAAAAGTATGTTTTCCTTTCTCTGCAATTTTTCCAATAGTTTCTAAAAGTTGGAAGAATTTTATATTGTCATCTCCTTTCATAAGTTCAGAAGCATTTTTTAAAGTTCGTGCTGTTGCAACTGCTGTTCTTGCATTTTCAAGGTCTGCCTTTGCTCTGACCTTTGCTTCCAAGTGTTTAGAAAAAAGGTCTTGAATTGTTTTAGGAAATGTTAAGTCTTTTAATTGAGCTTGTTCAATTGTTACTCCAAATTGAGCAACTTGATTTTCCATTTCTTCAGTTTTGAATTCTGTTAATTCATTGCGTTTTTCATTCAAAGTTTCACTGTCCATTTCAGCAATTCTATCTCTTAAAAATATTTGAACAATGTTACAAATTCTTTGTTCCAATTCTTGAATAATATAGACAGTTTGTCTGTCTAACGAAAATTGAGTTAAAAGTTTTTGTCCATCTGTGATTTTATAAAGTATATTGAATGAAAAGCGTAGAGCAACATTATCTTTTGTCAAAACTTCTTGATTTGTCACACAAATAAGTTTGCTTGTTGTTGGCAAACTAAATAATTCAATTCGGTTTTTAAAGTCCCAAAATTCGTGATAGCCTGAATTTAATGTTTGTTCAAAGTTATTGTCTCTATACAAATAACCAATTGTATTTGGTTTTACTTGTAACTGCCTTTTAAAAATTGCCATATATATTTGTTATGAAGTTTGAAAATAATAAAAGGTAAAAAACACCAAACTCAAGGAAAACATTTTAAGTTTAGCCAAACTGTCTAAACGGTATCCTTTGTTTTGCAAACTCAAATTCAGATTGAGTATTTCTACTCTGTTCTTTACCTTTTCTTTGTCAGCGTGACAGGCTGGAGTGTAACCACACTTTGCATCTGAAGCAAACGAGGAGTCGAACCTCTTGGGACAAAGCACCGCAATACCCTGATCCTTGCTTGTCCCTTTGTCAAACAGGTGGCGGTTTATCTTTAATATTTTTATTTTATCAATTGTCATTTTCACTTCAGTATTCCGGTCTCGTAGCCTTGCCACTAACGTCAAACTGTGAAAATACCATTTTTTTGTTTTCAAATGCATAAATCACCCGGTAAAATTTCATATAACCGAATTTTGGACGTGATAAAGACAAGATTTTTATAGACCGCCGAATAGTTTGCAAAAAAATTAAGCTCTCCCACAGGCTTAAAACAAGCCAGTTTGAGCTAAGATAGGGTCTTTCTAGGGTGGAGAAATACCATTTAGATCCGGACTCATGTCCTTGTTGCAAGACAGGCAAAATGATCCGGATACTGAGCTTTAGTTCAACTCCACCTCCGATAGCGAATCTTCAAATTTTAAAAATCAATACACTATAAACGACTTGTATCTGTGAACGAGCTAAGATCCTATTGCACAAATAAAATAATCATTGAAAACTACATGACCACTTGTTTCAAAAAACCAATTTGCTCTATAAAAATGTAAGCTTTTATTCAATTCCAATTCCATTGAAGCTTGATAAATCACTGATCAATCTCCTGAATAACCTCTAAGCACCCTCAGTAACCCATCACAAAATTATTTATTCCCCATAGTATTGACCTCAAAGCCGGGCTACCCGAGCTTCATTCAACACAGGATTAAATCGCAGCAGAGCTTCGTTTATTCCTTGTATGTTGGGGGCTGGGCTTATTTCCCATTTTCGTTCTTTGCCATTTGTGTTATGTCTCCAAAGTTAAAAGTATGTTTTCCTTTCTCTGCAATTTTTCCAATAGTTTCTAAAAGTTGGAAGAATTTTATATTGTCATCTCCTTTCATAAGTTCAGAAGCATTTTTTAAAGTTCGTG from Saprospiraceae bacterium includes these protein-coding regions:
- a CDS encoding slipin family protein, encoding MAIFKRQLQVKPNTIGYLYRDNNFEQTLNSGYHEFWDFKNRIELFSLPTTSKLICVTNQEVLTKDNVALRFSFNILYKITDGQKLLTQFSLDRQTVYIIQELEQRICNIVQIFLRDRIAEMDSETLNEKRNELTEFKTEEMENQVAQFGVTIEQAQLKDLTFPKTIQDLFSKHLEAKVRAKADLENARTAVATARTLKNASELMKGDDNIKFFQLLETIGKIAEKGKHTFNFGDITQMAKNENGK